ATCTCAGCAAGGCGCAGGCAAGCTGAGGGCTGGGGATAGGGGGCGGTCAAGGGaccaggtcagaggtcagagccCAGGGCAAAGGATGAGCCAAGTGGGGGGTTCTCAAATCAGAGACTGAGATGGACAGAGGTGAGGGGTCTAGGCTGGGACTAGGTCAGAGGTCAAGGGTCCCACCTGCTCATGTGTAACAGGGATAAGCCTCTGCTTGGACAGCTCCCTCAGCGTAGCCAGGTCAGTCCGCATGTCCAGTTTACAGCCAACCAGCACAACCTTGGCATTGGGGCAAAACTCCTGAGTCTCCCCTTGCCACTatttgaaggaagaaaacaagagtTATGGAGAAGTAGAGAGAGGTACATGAACGCTTGCTCACAGCATGCAAGAACCATGCACCCCTTGGACTCACCCATGTGAGCAAGGAGGTGAAATTGGTGGGTGTGGGCTGAAAATAGGATGGGGtgtgggagaaggagggggaggagagggacaggGTGGGGCTCTGCTTCTACCTCAGTGGCCATGAAGGGTCTGCCAGCCTGGTACCATCccattcccaccctctttcccaaaTTTGTTCCTGGGAACAGGCCaatcccaccctcccctccccgcacCGGGAACTGGGGCTGGCTTAGCTGACTTTTGTACATTCACTATGGGCTTTTCTCATGGAAATGGTGGCCAGGAGGGGAGACCACAGGGCTTTACAGATCTCCAAGAGCAGCATTCCCATCCTGTCCATCTGGGGCTCCCTCACTCAAGGCGATGGAGAGGGTGAATAAGGAGTCCCTTGAGTACTTCTCCCCGTTGTCCCCCATCTACCCCAGATGCCACATCCATCCAAGCTCTGACGACTGATTTCCAGGAATCAAGGTAGGGGGATGGGGAAGGATGAGAGCTTCACACATTCTAGCCGATGGCCATGCCTCAGCTGTAATTCTCTCCTCTTGGCCCATGTGGTGTCAGGACCATAGTTTCTGGTCCCTCCCTCTGGGTCTAGCTGTCCCACTGCCCCAGGCTCCCACCTTCTTGAGGACACTGTCCAGTGTTTCTGGTCGGCTAATGTCGAAGCAGATGAGCACAGCATCTGAATCAGGATAGGCCAGAGGTCGGACATTATCATAGTAAGAGGAACCTGAgagaagacagggagggagggaacagaCAAGGGTCCTGAGTGTATGGAAGGCCTGAAAGACAATGGGAGATCTTAGCAATCTTGGTCAAGGGATTCTGAGCAGAGAATGGAAAAGAGCTGTATTTCTCCAAGGAGGTGAgcaaacaaaagggaggttagATGGCAGAAAACAGCTCTCCACTTCCCTAGGGGGTACTCTGAAAGTAATCATTCTTCCTTGAGCCTTTGAGAGGCTCATGAAATCTCTCAACATTCTCACAAAATTTTGCATGTACTTTCTGAGCTTTGACAGACATCTAAAGCCCTCCAGGGGAgccaagtaaaaattaaaaaaaaaacacctccttttttggaggagggggaggggcagaggcagagttCTCCCGCCCTCTCGGGAACTGATCTCAGATTTCTATAGTTCAGTCTTGAGAAGCAGTTCCCTAGCCCCCAAAGAAATTCCAAATGTCTTTCCTAAACCCAGTTCTATCTCCTAAGAAACATGTTCCAAAATAAAAGCCATTCCTTCCCAACTTTCCCAGGTAGGCAGAACCCAGCTGAGGAAATCGATTACTGGGTTTTCTGCCTCAGGACAAGGTTTCCATATGTCTTTGAAagctctgcctcagtttccctgccttTAAGCAGAACATtgatttttccttcctcctagaATTGGATGGATGGACTGGGCTGACCTGGAACCTAAGGGTCTAGCCCATGGAGGGCTCGGAGTGGGGACCTGGGAAGTCAGGGTGACCCCGAGGGAGTTGGTTACCTGAAGTGTCCCACATGTTGAGCTCAATGCGGCGCTTGTCGATCTCAAAGCTGGCGGTGTAGTTCTCAAACACGGTGGGGACATAACTCTGCAGACACGGATGGATCAAAATGGGATGCTCCAGTTCCTCACCCCAGACAAATGCCTTCCTTACTCCCATACCCCgtgcagcccagccccaggacACAAGTTGGTCTGGTGTTGGGCAACTGGGAGATCCCGGGAGCGGCTTCCTCAGCGGAATCTCTGCTAGGCTCCCGGACCCCCTCTCGATCCCTCCAGGCCCTAGCTCTTCCCCTCTCCAATGCACAGGACCTAGAGCCCTCTCCGGGACCTCTGGTTCTCCCAAACCCCATTCACCTCATCCTGCTCCCCTATTCTTCTCACCCCAGTCCTCTGCAGTCCTTCCAGAAACCCCATCGCCTCTCTCAGTCCTCCAAGCCCCTCTCGTCCCTGATCATCCCAGCACCCATTTCCGTCCCTCCCCTAAGCTCCAGTCACAGTCCCCTGCGGCCTCAGAGCCCCACTCTCAAGACACCGGTCCCTCACCCCGGGGTAGGCGTCCTTGGCGAACACCTGCAGCAACGCTGTCTTGCCGCACTCCGCGTCCCCCACCACCACGATCTTGCAGCGGCCGCTCTGCCCCTCCATGGTCCCGGCTACGCGTCGGCCCCCCGCGTAGCCCCCCTCCCGGGCCCGGCTGCCGCCTCCCCCGCCGCTGCAGCTGCAGCCGCTCGGGCCGCCGACACCGGCATCCCTCGGGCCCGCGCCGAGCCCCCGCCCGGGGCCGCGGCAccccctccgccccgcccccaacccagcggccgcgcccccggccccgcctcccgcccTCGCTGCCGGGGGGCGGGGCCCAGAGGATCTAGGCGGGGCCCTGAGAAACCAAGGCCTGGGAGGTGGTTTCTAGCGCGCTGGTGTGGTCTGAGGGACCCCTGCGCGTTTAAGGCAGGCCGAGCAGAGTTTTTTGACCAATTTGATTTCCTTAGGGGTGCGGACGAAGTGGAGTTCGGGAAAGTTCCGAGAGGTAGGGTGGGAGCGAGGCTTGGGCCTTCGGCGTGCCCACGCGTGCACGCCGGTGTGCTAGTGCGGACACGCGCGGGGCAGCCATCCACTCTCTGAACAGGAAGGGGTGCGAATTGATGGGGGTGAAGGGAATCTTTTGGTTCGGTCTACTTCCTCCACACTCAAGTCCAGGCAGGGAGTCTTGGGGATATGTAGGCATGGACTCCAACACACCCACTCGGACAATGGTGACATCATGGCTTTCCGTCCCCATGGTAACGGATGGCCTGGTCTGAGGCTGCAGTGATTTAACAGCGGGCCTGGACTAAGAGGGAAGCGTGGACTGTTTCAATAGCCAGGCGCACGGTGAAAAGTTTTAGGGGAGCTGCGTCCTCTGGTGGATGCTTGGGGAGACGGAGAtctgaagaaagaagaggaagattaACTGCCCAGAGTGACAGTCCTGCTGGAGCCAGAGACAAGCTCTAAAGTTATTTCAGGCTGGATTATTAACGATAATCAAacctctgtttttcattttgcatgGCACCTTTTACCTTTTAAAAGCACTTCTTTAAATAGAGGATACTCgatttaattttatcttaaccCTGAAAAGATAACTAGAGCAAGCAACATCgtcaccattttacagaagggaaaattgaggcacagagctTTAACAAAGTCAGATGGAAAGTTTTAAAGGCTTGGTCACCCTACTCCAAGTTTGCCATTGCAAGGCCACACAGAATGGGTCACATATGGGTAGAGTCGGGGCCTGAGAAACAACTTGGTTGGATTTCGCTCCACAGGTGGCTGGCTCCCCACATCTGATGTAAGCTCAGGTTTTGGGATCGTCCTTCAGACTGTCCCCTAAcataattttaacttatttactgtgaataagtaagtaaattaaCTAGCGGTCTGCCTGATGCCAAGAATGGCCTCTCGCGGGTGAGTCCCCACTCGTTCTTGGTCTCCAGCAGCGGTCCCGCAGCAGCCGCATCGTGGCCCTGGCCCTTTAAGTTCGCTCACGAAGCCCCGCCCCCGTCCCagcgccccgcccctcccgctCAGAGTCCGCGGCCTTCTCTAGTCTAGACTCGCTCCCCGCCCTCCCCAGCTGTGCGCTCTCGGTGCAGCTGTGCGCGCAGTTCGGGAGTCCCAGCCATGTCCGCCGAGAGAGAGGTAGCTGAGGCGGCCACCGTGGTGGCGGCGGCCGaggcaagggcaggagaagacgCCCCTTCGCAGCCCCTGAAGGCGGAGGCAACCGGCGAGGCCCAGCCATCCGCGGCCCCGGAAGGGGCCGCCGCCGCTTCGCCGCCGCCGCTGCGCTGCCTGGTGCTCACCGGCTTCGGCGGCTACGACAAGGTGAAACTGCAGAGCCGGCAGGCCGCGCCCCCGGCCCCCGGGCCAGGCCAGCTGACGCTGCGCGTCAAGGCCTGCGGGCTCAACTTCGCCGACCTTATGGCCCGACAGGGGCTGTACGACCGGCTGCCGCCGCTGCCCCTCACTCCGGGTATGGAGGGCGCGGGCGTGGTAATCGCTGTGGGCGAGGGAGTTAACGACCGCAAGGTGAGCGGGCCACCTCTGAGCAGGGCAGGGAAAGGTCGCGCAGGCCACTGGGTAGTGGGACACGAGTGGGCGGGCGCCGGGGGTGTGGCAGGGCGGGGGAAACTGGCACGAATACTGGTAGACGGGCATGGAAGGCGAGGGAAAGGAGCCTGTGTTCTGAGGCTCCTGGAGAACTGGATTTGTATTTGGGGATGGGGGTTTGAGATGGAGTTATTGTCCCCCTCCCTAAACATTTTAATTGTGGCCGCCGCCCAGAatcggtggtggtggtgatgggtggGTGAGTGGTGGTGGGACGGGGGGAAACAATAAGACGCCCATGCGCATGCGCACAACGACCTTTacaccccctcccaccaccagTAAAACCACAACTGTACCCCTGCCCACTAAACACTCTGCGGGTAATTGTGGTCTGCGACTCAGAGTGACGATTGGGGCCTTTTTCCCCGAGGGAGCTTGAAGAGCTATGTAGTCGGGCTGGGCGGGTGCACATGGCCATGCCAGAGCCCTAGTCACATGCAGCCCCGTGGTCTGTGGGGGTGTGAGGCGGCCCCTCCCAGAGCAGGGCTGTAGAGACAGGCCTGCCCGTCCTGGAGGAGTGGGAGCCTGCCaccgccccctccctgccctggccttAACTGTCGGTCTGATCGCGGGGGTAGGATTGGGGACTGGGCGGGAAGAAGAAGGGATCGAGATTGGATGTCTGGATATTTGTCTTGGGCTCTCTGTCTGCAATATCTCCTCCAGTGACTCAGCCAGCCGGCCACGACCCGGGGCTGCCCTTGGGAACTTTGGGCGGAACCGCCTCTGCCTTCCTCTCGGAGGACCCTCGCCTCAGAAACACATTTGGACAGGGGAAGGGGGTGTGGCACCATGAGCAGGTTGGCCCAGCTCTGCCAGtctgtgtctctttttttgtttatcaTTAATCTTGGCCACAACCCCAGACACTACAGAGTTCCAAATGACCAGCTTTTTGAGAGACCTTTGCCAGTCGTTTTTTTAGGGGGTTCTTTTCAAATCAGGCCCCTGCAAGAGAGGCCCATCAAATGCAGCCCTCATCTTGCCAGACCTGCAGGTCCCAgatcccagaagtggaattcttGAATTTATTGTACAGGCAAACATCTCCTTCCTCCTTAAAGGATTTCTCCCTGGATTCAGCTTTGGCCCCACCCTTTCCACTGACTTCTAAATAATCCCACTCTGAGAAGATGCTaagaagattttttatttttggttgggGGAGTTATAGTTATGTTACTGTAACTGCTGAAGGCCACCCACCTAACCTCTTCTGCGCACACTTTCCACTTCATAAGTACAGGATATCCTGTCCAGGGCTAGAATCTAATGTAAGAGGTTGGATTCTGTGGGGAGAGCTCTCCCTTCTTCTTGatacctgggctggggaggggtcacGGGCCTCCCCTGTGATGTTCTGAGGTCCAAGCATT
This portion of the Vicugna pacos chromosome 16, VicPac4, whole genome shotgun sequence genome encodes:
- the RND2 gene encoding rho-related GTP-binding protein RhoN encodes the protein MEGQSGRCKIVVVGDAECGKTALLQVFAKDAYPGSYVPTVFENYTASFEIDKRRIELNMWDTSGSSYYDNVRPLAYPDSDAVLICFDISRPETLDSVLKKWQGETQEFCPNAKVVLVGCKLDMRTDLATLRELSKQRLIPVTHEQGTVLAKQVGAVSYVECSSRSSERSVRDVFHVATVASLGRGHRQLRRTDSRRGMQRSAQLAGRPDRGNGNGSEGEIHKDRAKSCNLM